The genomic segment CGAATAAACCCAAACAATAAATGTTTCTTATTTCTACAATgactatttaaagttttttttggtTCTTTCCAGAATTTTAAACCGTAATTAACAAATGGTATTTTCCCTATTATAGTTCCTGGGTTGTTCGTAAGAGATAAAAAATGACGACaagcaaaacaataaattgaatcTTCAGTAATAGTATACTCAATCCAATTGTATGTATACCACACAGCAGAAAACCTTCTACCATTAGTTGATGGGAAGAAATTGAGTATTGGTTGCACCGGACTATCATTCTTTGAAGTAGATAAATCAATTGGACTAATTGTGTTCACACAATTTGAATTAATTGGAACATTATCCGAGTCAGCGTCTGCTTTAAAtacctagaaaaaaaaatatgattagcaTACTTTATTAGAGTACCTTATAAGATAAAATTGACTTACTTCAGTTGTATTCACAACAGATTCATTATAAGGACttgtataatttacaacatcGTCGTCGTCATGCAAAAACTGACCaagtgtatttttatagttttaggtTATATCAATTTTACTTTTAGATATGCtatgaaaaattcaatttttatccgtttttttcaaaattgatatcATCTAAACTGTagtaatgtgtataattaatatgttcaataatttattttcaactccttttgttttaagcttaaattaaaaaaatttaaaatttaatatgggTAAAAAATGACTAAGTGACATTTTAAGCACTTGGTCATTTTTTCccttaatatacttttttccatttatattttaatttaaataataatgtaatataaaatgcacAATGTACATcagcatgttattattattaaaaatggtcTAAACATACAGTATTGGAACTTGGAAGGTAACATGTGTTATTACCTAATActgttattaggtacctattattatttaaataacattaataactattttaatcctATTGcaactgtataatttttaaaaccaaatcatagttttaacagtaaatattattcattataaatataacaaaaaataaaaataaaaataaaaagataactttgttttacaataaaataacaaaaaaataaaaaataactgtcaaccttgtttacaaaaaaaaaaaaatagttaattcataataactaaaatatggtATGCTATTCAGAATTTGATTCAGAATCTGAAATTTGTATTGTATCTTTCTTTTTTGAGCtgaatgaatattttgataccAATTATGGAAGTCTTTTGGTATTGCTTCAGACTTACACAACTTCATGagatcttttttttgttttctgatATTTTNNNNNNNNNNNNNNNNNNNNNNNNNNNNNNNNNNNNNNNNNNNNNNNNNNGTTGAGATGATCAGTTCATCACACGACATAGTTGCAATTTCACAATGGTTGACCGCTTTTAAAGCATTCGTTTTGAAACACAAACTGACTTGGCCTGTATTCACAAACATAGTGACGGATTTCAGTTTTGCACAAATGAATGGCTTGTGTATAGGATGGTATGGTTTTCATTCCATATTCGATTACCTTAACTGGTGTTACAGAGTATTGGTTGAAAACAATGATGGGTCTAATGTCACGATCATAAACATCTGTGCGAATCATTACACAAAAATCATAGTAAACCATGTGTATACATGTTTTCAATCTGAGACAAAAGACAGTAAAactgaagaaaaaattaaaagaaacaatattattgattggatatgtttactgtttaatgCAAAGAGTTTGGAAGATGTCGAAAattggttcaaaatattttcagtaattttgttGTCTCCACGTAGTACAGAAAAAACCCAAAATGCCATAAGTACGATGAGAGACAAGTGTAATGTTAACCACCAATTGTCAAATGAATTGAACAATGATCACAAAGATTTTTcagaagaaataaataaatcgtcGTCGTCATGCAAAAACTGACCaagtgtatttttatagttttaggtTATATCAATTTTACTTTTAGATATGCtatgaaaaattcaatttttatccgtttttttcaaaattgatatcATCTAAACTGTagtaatgtgtataattaatatgttcaataattttttttcaactccttttgttttaagcttaaattaaaaaaatttaaaatttaatatgggTAAAAAATGACTAAGTGACATTTTAAGCACTTGGTCATTTTTTCccttaatatacttttttccatttatattttaatttaaataataatgtaatataaaatgcacAATGTACATcagcatgttattattattaacaatggtCTAAACATACAGTATTGGAACTTGGAAGGTAACATGTGTTATTACCTAATActgttattaggtacctattattatttaaataacattaataactattttaatcctATTGcaactgtataatttttaaaaccaaatcatagttttaacagtaaatattattcattataaatataacaaaaaataaaaataaaaataaaaagataactttgttttacaataaaataacaaaaaaataaaaaataactgtcaaccttgtttacaaaaaaaaaaaaaaatagttaattcataataactaaaatatggtATGCTATTCAGAATTTGATTCAGAATCTGAAATTTGTATTGTATCTTTCTTTTTTGAGCTGAATGGAATATTTTGATACCAATTATGGAAGTCTTTTGGTATTGCTTCAGACTTACACAACTTCATGagatctttttttttgttttctgatatttttaattgtttgtcgtacaacatttttaaattttcaggaAGTTTAGAAGGCCTACCTTTTCCACCCACGTGTATACTTCTATATTCATTGTCTGAGTAATTGTATTTGAACTGTATAatcccttttttatttttttcatatttcataactttaatttttaaccaagaAACTTGAGCACCATAGTTATCAATAGttctatgttttattaaaatacttgctAGACTTTTTAGATCAtaaatatctgtatataataattcatgaaCAGAGTACccagaacattttttattgtttctttGAGAACGAGCTAGGCGACAGATATTCAACCAATCGTGCATGGTATAGACTGGTACGTTTTTTTTAGCTGAATCAATAGCACTGTGCATGCTATCTACCTCCATATATGAGTGACCACTCTCCATAAAATTGTGATGGAGTACTTCAATGTTTGtatgaattacaacaaataaaaataatgcagcAACATATTGATTTCTGTTTTGCCCACTACATGTATCAGAATACAGGGAAATCTCTTTAATACTTTCAGGGAGTTGATATATCCACTTTAATAATGCTGATCCAATCTCAGAGCTTCCTTTTTGACCATTAACTTCGGTCCATAAAAAGCAAAATGCATTATTTGGTGCAGCAGCCtcgtataatgttaaattatatacacaaagTTNNNNNNNNNNNNNNNNNNNNNNNNNNNNNNNNNNNNNNNNNNNNNNNNNNCATACTAATGAAATCTTGGACTCAGGACATTCTACTTACTTAATTTTAGACTAGTAGATCCTTTAGTAAGTTTTAAGTTCTTGGTCCTCATCTTGGGCGCTTGATATCTCTTCatagttcaatttatttacatttatttgttcaatTCTTGACATTAAATCTGCAGTTATATTTTCTTTACCAGGTATGTGCTTTATTTCAGTAGTAAACTGTCCAATATAATCTAGATGTCTAAATTGTCTTGGAGAGCACTTGTCAAGTTTTTGGTTGAAAGCATATGTCAGGGGCTTATGGTCTGTCCAAACTATGAAATGTCTCCCTTGCAACATATGTTTGAATTGCTTGATAGTAAGGTATATGGCAAGGAGTTCTCTGTCATATGTGCTATACTTCTGTTGAGCAGTGCttaatttctttgaaaaaaatgCTAGCGGCCtccaattgtttttttcttcttcttgtTCTAAAACACCTCCGACAGCAAAATTTGATGCATCAACTTTGACTGCCAGTGACGCTGAACACTTTGGATGTGCCAATAATACTGCATTTGCTAAGGATGTTTTGCATTCTTGAAACGCACTCAGCAGGTTCGTTCCATTCAATTGTTGTTTTGTCGTTTTTCTTGTTTCCTTTTTGGTATGCTAACAATGGTATTTGATTTTTAGCAGCATTTGgtaaaaaatgtctgtaaaaattgATCATACCTAAAAACTTCCTTAGTTCTTTGACTGTGTGTGGTTTTTTGTAGTTAAGAATGACTTGGACTTTTTGTGGTAGTGGTTTAGTACCTAAACTGCTTATACTATACCCTAAAAAGTCAATTTGTTCAGCTCCAAAAACACATTTActcatatttaataacaatccAAACTTGTCTAGACGTTCAAATACTGCTCTGAGGTGGTCTTCATGTTGGAGTTTACTTTCAGAAGCTACCAGTACATCATCCATGTAAGGGAAACAATAGTCTAATCCCTCAAGTACTCTATGCATGAATCGTTGGAAAGTCTGTCCTGCATTGCGTAGACCGAAAGGCATTCTAACAAATTCGAATAAACCAAATGGTGTACTTACAGCTGTTTTGGGAATATCACTTTCGGCTACAGGTATCTGGTGATATGCTTTATTAAGgtcaattttagaaaaacaatttttaccttGTAGTATGTATGCTACATCATGAATATGTGGTACTGGATAACTATCTGCTACAGTCTTACTGTTAAGAGCTCGATAATCTCCACATGGTCGCCAACTGCTATCCGCCTTCCTAACAAGATGCAAAGGACTTGACCAAGAACTGCTGGATGGTCGACAAATTCCTAGGTCAACCATGTTTTTGAATTCACTTTTGGCTATTGCTAATCTATCCGGTGGTAGACGTCGTGGTTTTGAGTTGCATGGTGCTCCATTTGTTGTAATGTAGTGGACAACGTCATGATTAATGTTAGATGTCCTGGAAAAAGGTTTAGTGATTAATGGAAATTGTGCTAATATACTTGCATATGGATGGTTTGCTTGCACGGTTGTAATCGCAACATCTGGGCATTCAATTGTTGAACACTGTCTAACCAACTttgttaaattatcaataagttTCTTATTGTTTAAATCAACTAGTAACCCAAAATGCTTCAATAAGTCAGCTCCTATTATTGGCTTAGTTACATCCGCAATAACAAACGGTCAACAGTATGGTCGACGTAAACCAAGGTTTAATGATATGATTTTTGTGCCGTAAGTGTTGATAGCTGTACCATTTGcagcatataattttaatgtatcagattttgtttgtttatctGCGTTTGAAGGTGGTACCACAGAGATTTCTGCTCCACTATCAACAAGGTACTTCAGTTTGCTGGCGAGATCAGTTACAAATAAGCGGTTTGTTGTGCTTGCACAACCAGTCGCCGCTTCAACTGGTTTGctttctagttttttttgttgtggaGGCTTGAGTGCATCTTGCACCATGAGCCTTTACAGATTCTTGCTTTATCCTTAAACTTGGAATGGAAATAACATAGTTCGTCTCTCATCTCCTTTTGGTCACGTGACTTGGACCTTGTTCGTCCGTATTGCTTGCCATCTCTCTTGTCATTGTTACGGCCCCGTTGACTCAGTTCTTCGATTGCTTTAGTAAGTGAAATAATTTGCAGTTCCAAAGCTGACTGCGAATTATTTGTTTGGCATTTGCATTGCTTTTCCATGTTCACAGCTGCAACGGTACTTACTTCACTTACTTCGTGGATTTTATCAGCCATTTTCGACAAATTAGATAGTGAGTCTGTGCTGGTCGTGAGTACAGCTTGCACTTGTAACGGTAAACGCTGTAACcataaattttttaacatatcgTCGGCTAACTGGTTGCCTGCTAACTGCTGCATTTCACGAAGCAAATATGACGGTTTTTTATCGCCTAGTTCTAAATctcgtaataacttttttaactttttctCTTCAGACTCGGATAAGCGTTCGGTAAGTacttgttttagttttaaatacttattgctTACCGGCGGTCTTTCAAGAACGTCCGATACGTACGTGAGTATGTCCGCGTCTAACGCGCCAACAACGTAATGAAACTTCGTCTCGTCATCCGTGATATTTGCTGTGACAAAACGGGATTCCAGCTGAGTAAACCACATTTTCGGATTCTGTACCCAAAATGGCGGTGCCTTGAAATGGTGTATGAATGTTGGCTGTTGAACTTGCTGTGTTTGTTGACCGTCGTTAGCCATGTTCTCCGTCGAGGTCACCACTTTGTagcttatatatttgtattatagaaACTACGAAACAATTATTAGTTTTGAGAACAAAAGGTATTTATTAAgttacatacataattattaaacaaactacaaattataaaatcatgagACACAATTACAACTACTCAGTCTTCACGAGGTACATTATTCgcgacaaaacatttttatattatttttacttaacctaaaataataattattaattatcaattattacagtCTGACCACCTGCGCCACATACTCCCCCTTCAGTGAGGGTCAGTCCCTGAACCTCACTGGTAACCGTACTGCTCGGCCACTACGGGTAGTCTTCTGGTCAGGTGATACACTTCTCTCCTCCTTCATTGCTCCTTGAGGTacttggttttggtttttgtttgGTCGTTGATGAATCGGTAACGTTTGAGATACATGTCCCTGGTTAAAAGGTTGTTGGATTGGTGCTTCAATGTAAGCGGGTTTTACTCTATCTATGGATACTTTACTCTCTCTTTGCCGGATTCTTAATGTCATAGTTTTGTCTGTTCTTTTCAACACTTCATAAGGTCCATCATACGGTCTTTCCAATGGTTTTTTGACATGGTCCTTCCTAAGGAAAACATAATCACAATCTTTTAGgtctttatatacaaaaatatttttttttccgtgtgCAGATGTTGGGGTCGGCCTTATCTCATCGAACCAAAGGCGTAATTTGGCAGCGTATGTTCCAGGGTCTTCATGGGTATTACTGGGTGTAATAAACTCTCCTGGTAACCGTAGTGTACTGCCATACACTAGCTCTGCCGATGTAGAATTTATGTCTTCTTTTACACTATTGCGCATGCCTAGTAACACACTGGGTATTATGTCTACCCAATTGTTGGAATCATAACATCTGATTGCCGATTTAAGCTGTCTATGTAACCTTTCCACCAATCCATTGGCTTTCGGATTGTATGCTGCAGTTCTGACCCGCTTTATCCCTAACAGTTTGATAGTCTTATTGAAGGTAAGTGACTCAAATTGAGTACCTTGATCAGTAGTAATAATTTCTGACACTCCAAAACGTACTATCCAACCATTATACAGTGCCCTTGCTACTGTTTCAGCCGTTATATCCTGCATAGGAAAAACCTCTGGCCACCGTGTGTACCGGTCCACACAAGTTAGACAATAACGATATCCTTGGCAGGGTGATAAGGGTCCAACTAAGTCAATGTGTATGTTTCGGAAACGTTCCGTGGGTACTGAAAAATTTGCTGGCGCTGAAACTACATGCCTTGTGACTTTGGATGCTTGACAAGGAATGCAGTTTTTTACCCAGGAAGCAACATCTTTGTTTATGCTTGCCCAAATGAACTTACTTTTTATCAACTTGGTTGTTGGTTTAACTCCAGGGTGAGATAATCCGTGGATTATATCAAATACTAGTTTGCGGTGAGTAACAGGAATGTATGGTCTATTTACACCTGTTGAGGTGTCGCATACTAATGAAATCTTGGACTCAGGACATTCTACTTTACTTAATTTTAGACTAGTAGATccttttagtaagtttttaaGTTCTTGGTCCTCTTCTTGGGCGCTTGATATCTCTTCatagttcaatttatttacatttatttgttcaatTCTTGACATTAAATCTGCAGTTATATTTTCTTTACCAGGTATGTGCTTTATTTCAGTAGTAAACTGTCCAATATAATCTAGATGTCTAAATTGTCTTGGAGAGCACTTGTCAAGTTTTTGGTTGAAAGCATATGTCAGGGGCTTATGGTCTGTCCAAACTATGAAATGTCTCCCTTGCAACATATGTTTGAATTGCTTGATAGTAAGGTATATGGCAAGGAGTTCTCTGTCATATGTGCTATACTTCTGTTGAGCAGTGCttaatttctttgaaaaaaatgCTAGCGGCCtccaattgtttttttcttcttcttgtTCTAAAACACCTCCGACAGCAAAATTTGATGCATCAACTTTGACTGCCAGTGACGCTGAACACTTTGGATGTGCCAATAATACTGCATTTGCTAAGGATGTTTTGCATTCTTGAAACGCACTCTCAGCAGGTTCGTTCCATTCAATTGTTGTTTTGTCGTTTTTCTTGTTTCCTTTTTGGTATGCTAACAAtggtaggtatttgatttttagcagcatttggtaaaaaatgtctgtaaaaattgATCATACCTAAAAACTTCCTTAGTTCTTTGACTGTGTGTGGTTTTTTGTAGTTAAGAATGACTTGGACTTTTTGTGGTAGTGGTTTAGTACCTAAACTGCTTATACTATACCCTAAAAAGTCAATTTGTTCAGCTCCAAAAACACATTTActcatatttaataacaatccAAACTTGTCTAGACGTTCAAATACTGCTCTGAGGTGGTCTTCATGTTGGAGTTTACTTTCAGAAGCTACCAGTACATCATCCATGTAAGGGAAACAATAGTCTAATCCCTCAAGTACTCTATGCATGAATCGTTGGAAAGTCTGTCCTGCATTGCGTAGACCGAAAGGCATTCTAACAAATTCGAATAAACCAAATGGTGTACTTACAGCTGTTTTGGGAATATCACTTTCGGCTACAGGTATCTGGTGATATGCTTTATTAAGgtcaattttagaaaaacaatttttaccttGTAGTATGTATGCTACATCATGAATATGTGGTACTGGATAACTATCTGCTACAGTCTTACTGTTAAGAGCTCGATAATCTCCACATGGTCGCCAACTGCTATCCGCCTTCCTAACAAGATGCAAAGGACTTGACCAAGAACTGCTGGATGGTCGACAAATTCCTAGGTCAACCATGTTTTTGAATTCACTTTTGGCTATTGCTAATCTATCCGGTGGTAGACGTCGTGGTTTTGAGTTGCATGGTGCTCCATTTGTTGTAATGTAGTGGACAACGTCATGATTAATGTTAGATGTCCTGGAAAAAGGTTTAGTGATTAATGGAAATTGTGCTAATATACTTGCATATGGATGGTTTGCTTGCACGGTTGTAATCGCAACATCTGGGCATTCAATTGTTGAACACTGTCTAACCAACTttgttaaattatcaataagttTCTTATTGTTTAAATCAACTAGTAACCCAAAATGCTTCAATAAGTCAGCTCCTATTATTGGCTTAGTTACATCCGCAATAACAAACGGCCAACAGTATGGTCGACGTAAACCAAGGTTTAATGATATGATTTTTGTGCCGTAAGTGTTGATAGCTGTACCATTTGcagcatataattttaatgtatcagattttgtttgtttatctGCGTTTGAAGGTGGTACCACAGAGATTTCTGCTCCACTATCAACAAGGTACTTCAGTTTGCTGGCGAGATCAGTTACAAATAAGCGGTTTGTTGTGCTTGCACAACCAGTCGCCGCTTCAACTGGTTTGctttctagttttttttgttgtggaGGCTTGAGTGCATCTTGCACCATGAGCCTTTACAGATTCTTGCTTTATCCTTAAACTTGGAATGGAAATAACATAGTTCGTCTCTCATCTCCTTTTGGTCACGTGACTTGGACCTTGTTCGTCCGTATTGCTTGCCATCTCTCTTGTCATTGTTACGGCCCCGTTGACTCAGTTCTTCGATTGCTTTAGTAAGTGAAATAATTTGCAGTTCCAAAGCTGACTGCGAATTATTCGTTTGGCATTTGCATTGCTTTTCCATGTTCACAGCTGCAACGGTACTTACTTCACTTACTTCGTGGATTTTATCAGCCATTTTCGACAAATTAGATAGTGAGTCTGTGCTGGTCGTGAGTACAGCTTGCACTTGTAACGGTAAACGCTGTAACcataaattttttaacatatcgTCGGCTAACTGGTTGCCTGCTAACTGCTGCATTTCACGAAGCAAATATGACGGTTTTTTATCGCCTAGTTCTAAATctcgtaataacttttttaactttttctCTTCAGACTCGGATAAGCGTTCGGTAAGTacttgttttagttttaaatacttattgctTACCGGCGGTCTTTCAAGAACGTCCGATACGTACGTGAGTATGTCCGCGTCTAACGCGCCAACAACGTAATGAAACTTCGTCTCGTCATCCGTGATATTTGCTGTGACAAAACGGGATTCCAGCTGAGTAAACCACATTTTCGGATTCTGTACCCAAAATGGCGGTGCCTTGAAATGGTGTATGAATGTTGGCTGTTGAACTTGCTGTGTTTGTTGACCGTCGTTAGCCATGTTCTCCGTCGAGGTCACCACTTTGTagcttatatatttgtattatagaaACTACGAAACAATTATTAGTTTTGAGAACAAAAGGTATTTATTAAgttacatacataattattaaacaaactataaattataaaatcatgagACACAATTACAACTACTCAGTCTTCACGAGGTACATTATTCgcgacaaaacatttttatattatttttacttaacctaaaataataattattaattatcaattattacagtCTGACCACCTGCGCCACAATGCTATAAAAagctacaatttattaatataattatattatgattagggCAGAAGACTTGTAGCATTGTGGTCCACAATTTAAGATTTACTTACCTCATGACTAAATGTATTACTAAATAGTTCTTAGTTTATTTAGTCGTGATATTTTATAGGTGACATTCATATACCTAGATTGTAGAATCTTCTGTTTTCCTCTTAACATCAATTATCgcacataataaattaagtatctattatatgatatacatatgtatatacctacgtaggaatatatttttaataataataaaacttatacaGAGTGTACCAGAAAGAactgtccaaaaaaaaaaaaggtgggtaagtggatgtcgctctgctgtacagtaggttagaagtgggtcactgtataatggacagtattaaatttgaattcaatgatataatatcactgtataagaaaaacgattctgagcggagacggtatatcagtctatgtattagacatataatatatacttatctatggtattaaaaaaaaattgacctataataggtacctataataaattccaaattaatcatatcataatatctattaggtacttataagttataacgcgttatacatcaacaaaaaaccgtggtaaaatcatagatatataatagtatactttagaagtttcaagtacccacgaataatattatacaatcacaacaaaataactaaaatagttatcctaggtttttaatatgtaatttcgtccaaatttgtacttaaaatgactataaaaataaactgcgtatatgtattttttagattttttggtaacagaattaattacttacgtggaatcttgttttaaattttcaattcttagatacaaaaattgaacattttatacattttNNNNNNNNNNNNNNNNNNNNNNNNNNNNNNNNNNNNNNNNNNNNNNNNNNtatgtatttaaatttttatttatatttatgaatgcATTGAGCCCATGGGTATTTaccattttattcatattataaaatgtatttagcccatggtatttacattttatttataataaagatatatctaatacaaaatttaagttTGTAGAGTCTACAATAATGACAGAAGTAAAAACATTagagcattataatattgttggattTAGATGGCCTTAATTTCAAAGATTTTCTTTTTAAGCggttttattcttaaaaatgagCTTTTAAGTTTCGACGATTCAGATTACAAATTcgtttactttttaatacaaaatttccCTAAcgctaatttaataaaaattatgttggtAAGGGAGAATGTTTGAGGTTATATCCTGTTATCAAATTTATGTTTGTCGGAGAACGACCCCCATCTCACAACAATACTGAGttcaataataaatgcaataatcCAATCTTGTGTACAACAGTAAATGTAGAATGCATGCCTTCTGAAAATGGAtgggaaaataaatataatgggaAGTACAAGAGAAAGTTGTATTTACTCATCGTGTCATGAAATCTTGTCATCCAACTAATTTTGCAACAGCTTGCGAgctgaaaaactaaaaacatgaACACTCCTTTGATGATAGAACTGTGACTGGAGATTATGTttcatacttataaataattaactacataGAAATGTTTTTGTCATtactaatagtatttaatagtaacgaatactcaattaaaaaaaaaaatttttcttacttatttattgaatgaaatatttcaaatataaaccattctaatatgtatgaataTGACTGAAGTATGTTTTAAGTTAATACTGAGGCCACTTAAGATCCAGAATCTGAATAATCaattacattaaacatttgaataatatatacattttaaaacgaatatcttatatttttttttattgtcaagagaatctcaaatatatttaataattaatattgaaaacttaaataCATATCAACCTGGGCAACatcatatttatttcataattacaGACCACTACTAACAatttttcagtttaaaaaagtgtttttcaaaactttcaaccaaaaaaagagttaaaaatatattatctatattaaaataaaataaaataaattgtatataaaattgtaggtaccgataaaatatattgagtacctataaattataagtttaaggTAAATTATCCCACAAAGAATCTTCAGTATAAAAAGGAATACCATtctcattttttaaatcatca from the Acyrthosiphon pisum isolate AL4f chromosome X, pea_aphid_22Mar2018_4r6ur, whole genome shotgun sequence genome contains:
- the LOC103307937 gene encoding uncharacterized protein LOC103307937, giving the protein MANDGQQTQQVQQPTFIHHFKAPPFWVQNPKMWFTQLESRFVTANITDDETKFHYVVGALDADILTYVSDVLERPPVSNKYLKLKQVLTERLSESEEKKLKKLLRDLELGDKKPSYLLREMQQLAGNQLADDMLKNLWLQRLPLQVQAVLTTSTDSLSNLSKMADKIHEVSEVSTVAAVNMEKQCKCQTNNSQSALELQIISLTKAIEELSQRGRNNDKRDGKQYGRTRLMVQDALKPPQQKKLESKPVEAATGCASTTNRLFVTDLASKLKYLVDSGAEISVVPPSNADKQTKSDTLKLYAANGTAINTYGTKIISLNLVDLNNKKLIDNLTKLVRQCSTIECPDVAITTVQANHPYASILAQFPLITKPFSRTSNINHDVVHYITTNGAPCNSKPRRLPPDRLAIAKSEFKNMVDLGICRPSSSSWSSPLHLVRKADSSWRPCGDYRALNSKTVADSYPVPHIHDVAYILQGKNCFSKIDLNKAYHQIPVAESDIPKTAVSTPFGLFEFVRMPFGLRNAGQTFQRFMHRVLEGLDYCFPYMDDVLVASESKLQHEDHLRAVFERLDKFGLLLNMSKCVFGAEQIDFLGYSISSLGTKPLPQKVQHTKKETRKTTKQQLNGTNLLSAFQECKTSLANAVLLAHPKCSASLAVKVDASNFAVGGVLEQEEEKNNWRPLAFFSKKLSTAQQKYSTYDRELLAIYLTIKQFKHMLQGRHFIVWTDHKPLTYAFNQKLDKCSPRQFRHLDYIGQFTTEIKHIPGKENITADLMSRIEQINAAAPNNAFCFLWTEVNGQKGSSEIGSALLKWIYQLPESIKEISLYSDTCSGQNRNQYVAALFLFVVIHTNIEVLHHNFMESGHSYMEVDSMHSAIDSAKKNVPVYTMHDWLNICRLARSQRNNKKCSGYSVHELLYTDIYDLKSLASILIKHRTIDNYGAQVSWLKIKVMKYEKNKKGIIQFKYNYSDNEYRSIHVGGKENKKKDLMKLCKSEAIPKDFHNWYQNIPFSSKKKDTIQISDSESNSE
- the LOC103307938 gene encoding uncharacterized protein LOC103307938: MIRTDVYDRDIRPIIVFNQYSVTPVKFLHDDDDVVNYTSPYNESVVNTTEVFKADADSDNVPINSNCVNTISPIDLSTSKNDSPVQPILNFFPSTNGRRFSAVWYTYNWIEYTITEDSIYCFACRHFLSLTNNPGTIIGKIPFVNYGLKFWKEPKKTLNSHCRNKKHLLFGFIRWVDYRNIQQNVQQSIACSLKKARQKDIHENRLHVHFLLKSALFLAKQGLAFRGHNEMISSNNRGNYIE